The following coding sequences are from one Triticum aestivum cultivar Chinese Spring chromosome 5A, IWGSC CS RefSeq v2.1, whole genome shotgun sequence window:
- the LOC123107318 gene encoding quinone-oxidoreductase QR1, chloroplastic, producing the protein MVSSSPSSSRTMRAVQYDKYGGGAEGLKHVEVPIPSPKKGELLLRMEAASINRVDWKFQNGKARPFLPGKFPFTPVCELAGEVVELGAGVSGFSQGDKVIAVNFPGGGGLAEYAAVPASQAALRPPEVSAVEGACLPMAAFTALAALRRAGVGLDAGDGPPKNVLVTAASGGVGTFAVQLASLAGHHHVTATCGARNLDLVRSLGADEALDYGTPEGAALRGQSGRKHDAVVHCGEGFPWSAFEPALADAGGVVVDLTPRLASVAVAVFHWALFSRKKLVPLIASAKKEDMEALLGMVSQGKLRVVIDSRYPLSRAHEGWAKSMSGHATGKVVVDMGVADDTE; encoded by the exons ATGGTTTCTTCCTCCCCTTCTTCTTCGAGGACGATGAGAGCCGTGCAGTACGACAAGTACGGTGGAGGAGCCGAAGGCCTCAAG CATGTGGAGGTGCCGATCCCGTCGCCCAAGAAAGGCGAGCTGCTGCTCAGGATGGAGGCGGCCAGCATCAACCGGGTGGACTGGAAGTTCCAGAACGGCAAGGCGCGGCCCTTCCTGCCCGGCAAGTTCCCCTTCACCCCCGTCTGCGAGCTCGCCGGCGAAGTCGTGGAGCTGGGCGCCGGAGTGAGCGGCTTCAGCCAGGGCGACAAGGTCATCGCCGTCAACTTCCCG GGCGGCGGCGGGCTGGCCGAGTACGCGGCGGTGCCGGCGTCGCAGGCAGCACTGAGGCCGCCAGAGGTGTCCGCGGTGGAGGGCGCCTGCCTGCCGATGGCCGCGTTCACGGCGCTCGCCGCGCTCAGGAGGGCCGGGGTCGGCCTCGACGCCGGCGACGGCCCTCCCAAGAACGTGCTGGTGACCGCGGCCTCGGGCGGCGTCGGCACCTTCGCCGTGCAGCTGGCGAGCCTCGCGGGCCACCACCACGTCACGGCCACCTGCGGCGCGCGCAACCTGGACCTCGTCCGGAGCCTGGGGGCCGACGAGGCGCTGGACTATGGCACCCCGGAGGGCGCCGCGCTGCGCGGGCAGTCCGGGCGGAAGCACGACGCGGTGGTGCACTGCGGGGAGGGGTTCCCCTGGTCGGCCTTCGAGCCGGCGCTGGCCGAcgccggcggcgtggtggtggacctCACCCCGCGCCTCGCGTCCGTCGCCGTCGCGGTGTTCCATTGGGCGCTCTTCTCCAGGAAGAAGCTGGTGCCGCTGATCGCGTCTGCCAAGAAGGAGGACATGGAGGCGCTGCTGGGCATGGTGAGTCAGGGGAAGCTCCGGGTGGTGATCGACTCGCGGTACCCGCTGAGCAGGGCGCACGAGGGCTGGGCCAAGAGCATGAGCGGCCACGCCACCGGTAAGGTCGTCGTCGACATGGGCGTCGCCGATGACACAGAGTGA